The sequence CATGTACTTGATCGCCGCGCCCATGGTGCCGACGTGGATGATGATGCCGGTCGAGGTCAGGATGCAATCGCCGGCGGCATTGTAGAGCGTGAAGCAGAGCTCGCCTTCCTGCTCGACGATCGGCGAGGCGGCGATTTTCTTGGCGGTTTCGCGGGCATGCACCAGGCCGCCACGGATACGCGAAAACAGTTTTTCATAAATGATCGGTTCGGCTTCCTTGAAGGCCAGGGTTTCCAGCCCGTTGTAAAAGCCGGTTTCTTTGGTACGTGCGAGCATCGCATCGCGGTGCTGCTTGAGGGTTTTGCCATTGCCCAGCAGATCGGGCAGGCCCATTTCTTTGGCGGACATCTTGTTCATGAACGGTCTCCTTGTTTGACTTCCTTGAGGTGAAACAGGCGGTGCGTGTCGCACCAGGTTTCAAAACCCAGCGGCACAATAAATGTCGTCGACGGGGACTCGACGATGGCCGGACCGACCACGCGGTTGCCGGCCTTGAGTGCTTCCATCGACCAGATCTGCGCGTCTTCCCATTTCTTGTGGCGATAGAAAGGGCGGCTGCCGATGCGCGCCTCGGGCGCTGGCACCGGACCTGCATCGGCTTCTTCCGGCAGTTCCGGCTTCGACGACACCACGCTGCCACGCATGATCGCGCCGGTCACACCGAAGCCGAGTTCCGGCGAACTGGCCGAGGCTGCATAAGTGCGGGCATAGGTATCGTCGAATACCTGGATCATTTTTTCCCAGTCGGCGACAGTGGTGGCGCTGGTGACCGGCGAATTGATTTCAAGGTCGTTCAACTGGCCCATGAACTGCATCCGGTAACCGGGCAGCAGCAGCACCTCTTCCGGCTTGAAGCCGTTGAGGACGAATTGCTCGACGACCTTGCTGGCCAGCTCGCCCCAGGCCTCGGTCAGTGTTTGGCACGCCTGTATTTTGTCGGCATCGCTGGCCTTCGGGCCGATGCTGATATCGACGCTCTTGTCGTAGCGGTATTCGTATTCGGCGCAGGCGCAACCGAAGGCAGAAAACCCGGCTGCCCAGGCCGGCACGATGACATCCTTGAAGCCCAGTCCTTCGGTGTAGCCGTAGGTATGCACCGGACCGGCACCCCCGTACGAAAAGCAGACAAAGTCCTGCGGGCTGTAGCCCTTGGCACTGATCACCGAGCGCATGTATTCGCGCAAATTCAGGTCCAGCAATTCGATGACGCCGGCAGCCGCATCCTCGACCGACAGTCCGAGCGGATCCGCCACCTGCAGCTTCAGATATTTGCGGGCACGCTCGACATCGAGCTTGATCGCACCACCCAAAAAATTATCCGGATTCAGGTAGCCCAGCACGACATGACAATCCGACACCGAGACGGTATCAAGACCGCTTTCGGGCCAGCACATGCCGACGCGGTAACCCGCGCTGTCGGGACCGAGCTTGATGGCTTTGCTGTACGGATCGATACGAATGAAACTGCCGGCACCGGCGCCGACCGAATCCATCGCCACCAGCGGCAAGGACAGCAGCAGGCGCGCCATGTCCGGATCCGACTGGATCGCGAAATTGCCTTTGGTGATGATGGCCATGTCAAAGCTGGTGCCGCCGATATCGCTGCAGGCGATATTGTCGTAGCCCAGTTTCTGGCCGAGGAACTTGGAACCGACCACGCCGCCTATCGGACCCGAGACGATGGTGCGGGCCAGTTCCTTGGCACGCCAGCCGATGGTGCCGCCATGGGTTGCCATGACGCGCAGATCGAATTTGGCACCGTGCTTCTTGAAGCGATCGCTGACTTTCTTGAGAGTCTCGCGCGATGGCTCGGCCGCATACGCTTCGAGGATGGTGGTGTTGGTGCGATGACTTTCCTTGCGCGACGGGTAGTAGTCCGCAGTCGCAAAGACCGGGATATTGACGCCCATCTTGGTCAATTCTTCACGGCAGATATCGCGTGCCCGCAATTCACTCTGCGGATTTTTATGCGATTGCAGCAGGCTGATGACGATCGCTTTCGCGCCGCGCGCCACCAGTTCGCGACTGGCTACGCGCACCTCTTCTTCGCGCAACGCAATGACCACCTGTCCCTGCACATCGGTGCGTTCGGTCACGCCACGGGTGCGCGACAGCGGTACCAGCGGTTCGTCGTAATGGTGGCAATTCAAGTGGATGCGTTCTTCCAGCGCATAGCCTAGATAACTCTGCGCGGCCCGTCCCATCGAATGCACGTCTTCAAAACCGCGGTTGCACATCAGCCCGACATCGAGTCCTTTGCGCTGCACAACGCGGTTCAACATCGCGGTGCCGGAATAGACGCACGTGAGTAACTCCGGGAAGACATCGTCGACCTGGCGCTGCCATTCGGCCAGTGCATCAATCGATGATTCGTAGATCGCCTGGGATTCGTCGCCGGGATTGCTTTGCGCCTTGCCGACCACGAACGAGCCATCTTCTCTGACAAAAAAAGTGTCGGTCATCGTGCCGCCGGCATCGATGCCCATCACCTGAACCGGTGAATGTTGCGTTTGCATGTGCGTCTCCTCTATGGGTTGATATCAAGTCGCTGCGACCAGCGCCGGTGCAGCGTAGGCAATGCACCGCAAGGACCATGCCCATGACAGGAAAGCGCTTGAAAAAACCGGCGGCGCTGCTATGGCGCGAAGGCAAAAATGCGCGATGGCGCAGCGTGATTGGCGGACCGTTCGACCGTCCGTTTTCCGGCCGGCCGGTCTCCCGGTGTCCGGTTTCCGGACGATGGCAGGCGTGATGAACATTCCGGTAGCACAGTGGTGCCGGAAATAGGCGTGTATGCTAAAAAAGCATTTAAAACGAGATCGATGCAGCGACCGGTTCGATGAGCACAGCACCGGCGCAGCAATCACCCAAGCTGGAGACAAGATCATGCCGAACAAGCAGCGCCTGTTCAATCCGCCTAACGACCGCAGCATCATGGAAGCGTGGAATGGTTTTCTGACCGGACGAGTGCCGCCGGCCAATGCATTGCGCCGCCTGATTGATGACTCCTGGCGTCGCTGTCTCGATGTCAAGGTTGATCCCTCGCGGGTGCAAGCACCGGTCGCGTTGTCGGAGGAGGCACTCGCGGGTTTGCAGCAGCAGCATCGCGCTTTACTCGATGCCGGCCAACAAGTCATGGCGACGGCCCGCGATCTGCTGGCAGAAACCGGGACCATCATGATCCTGACTGATCCACAAGGAATGATCCTGAGCGTTGAAGGCGACCCGCGTGCACTGAGCGCGGCAGAAGATATTCGCCTGAGCGCCGGCAGCAGCTGGAACGAACGCATTTGCGGCACCAATGCCATCGGCACCGCCTTGTCGATCGGCCAGCCGGTGCAGATTCATGCGTCCGAACATTTTTGCGCCGGCATCAAGGACTGGACGTGTTCGGCGACCGTGATCCGCGATCCCTACGACGGCCGCATCCTGGGCGCAATCGATGTGTCCGGATTGGGCAAGACCTTCAGTCCGCATTGCCTGGCGCTGGCAGTGACTACCGCCGGCCGGATTGAAAGCCAGCTGGCCAGACAGGAGATGGACGTGCGCTACCATCTGCTCGAGCGCAGCATGGCGAAGATGTCCAGCCTGCATGACGGCGTCATCATCTGTGACCGTCGCGGTTATCCGATCAAGGCCAACGGCTGTGCGGCCGACGCCTTGCTGGCACGCGGTATCGCGTTCGACCTGAACAGCCCCGGCCCGATCGCGACACTCAACCTGGGCATGTTTTCATCGACGGCAGGCGCGGTCGCACCGGCATGGCTGCGCGCGGATTGGCTGGAAGCGGTGGTCGTCGGCGGCGAGCGGATTGGGACCTTGCTGACGATACCGGCGCTGCCGGCCCGACCGGTATCGCCGTCGGTTTCCAGGGTCGCCGCCGCCGACCATCCTCATCAGGATTTTGCCGGCATCGTTGGCGAAAGCGCGTCCTTGTCGCACGCGATTAGCAAAGCCCGCTTGCTGGCCAGGACCAATGTGCCGGTGCTGCTGCTGGGAGAGACCGGCGTCGGCAAGGAAAATTTTTCGCAAGGCATACACCGCGCCGGCCATCCCGGCACGCAGCCCTTTGTCGCGCTCAATTGCGGCGGCTTGTCCAAGGACTTGCTGGCCAGCGAACTGTTTGGCCATGCCGAAGGCGCGTTCACCGGATCGCGCCGCGGCGGCATGGCCGGCAAGATCGAAGCGGCCAATGGCGGCACGCTATTTCTGGATGAAATCGGCGAGATGCCACTCGAGCTGCAGCCGCATTTTTTGCGCGTGCTCGAAGAAGGCGAGATTTATCGCATCGGCGAGACAGTGCCGAGAAAAATCAGCTTCAAGCTGATCTCGGCCACCAACCGGGATTTGCACGAGGAAGTCACGCAAGGCCGTTTTCGGATGGATCTTTTTTATCGGGTCTCGGTGACCAGCATCCGCATTCCGCCGCTGCGCGAACGGCGTGGCGACATCGCGGCACTGGCGGCGCATTTTCTGCGGCAGTTCGCCGAACGCTATGGCATGGCCGGCAAGGAGATCGGGCCGGACGTCCTCGCTGCGCTCGGGCAGCATCCGTGGCCGGGCAATGTACGTGAACTGCGCAATGCCATCGAAAGCATGTTCCTGATGGCGGGTACCGCACCGGTGCTGCAACTCGATGTACTGCCCGAGGCGATCGCACCGGCGCTGGCCGCGGGTCCGCTACCGGCTGATGCGACGCGGGGCAAGCTCGAAGGTGTCGAACTTGCGTCGATTCGCGCCACGCTGGCGGCGGA comes from Actimicrobium sp. CCC2.4 and encodes:
- a CDS encoding hydantoinase/oxoprolinase family protein codes for the protein MQTQHSPVQVMGIDAGGTMTDTFFVREDGSFVVGKAQSNPGDESQAIYESSIDALAEWQRQVDDVFPELLTCVYSGTAMLNRVVQRKGLDVGLMCNRGFEDVHSMGRAAQSYLGYALEERIHLNCHHYDEPLVPLSRTRGVTERTDVQGQVVIALREEEVRVASRELVARGAKAIVISLLQSHKNPQSELRARDICREELTKMGVNIPVFATADYYPSRKESHRTNTTILEAYAAEPSRETLKKVSDRFKKHGAKFDLRVMATHGGTIGWRAKELARTIVSGPIGGVVGSKFLGQKLGYDNIACSDIGGTSFDMAIITKGNFAIQSDPDMARLLLSLPLVAMDSVGAGAGSFIRIDPYSKAIKLGPDSAGYRVGMCWPESGLDTVSVSDCHVVLGYLNPDNFLGGAIKLDVERARKYLKLQVADPLGLSVEDAAAGVIELLDLNLREYMRSVISAKGYSPQDFVCFSYGGAGPVHTYGYTEGLGFKDVIVPAWAAGFSAFGCACAEYEYRYDKSVDISIGPKASDADKIQACQTLTEAWGELASKVVEQFVLNGFKPEEVLLLPGYRMQFMGQLNDLEINSPVTSATTVADWEKMIQVFDDTYARTYAASASSPELGFGVTGAIMRGSVVSSKPELPEEADAGPVPAPEARIGSRPFYRHKKWEDAQIWSMEALKAGNRVVGPAIVESPSTTFIVPLGFETWCDTHRLFHLKEVKQGDRS
- a CDS encoding sigma-54-dependent Fis family transcriptional regulator, producing MPNKQRLFNPPNDRSIMEAWNGFLTGRVPPANALRRLIDDSWRRCLDVKVDPSRVQAPVALSEEALAGLQQQHRALLDAGQQVMATARDLLAETGTIMILTDPQGMILSVEGDPRALSAAEDIRLSAGSSWNERICGTNAIGTALSIGQPVQIHASEHFCAGIKDWTCSATVIRDPYDGRILGAIDVSGLGKTFSPHCLALAVTTAGRIESQLARQEMDVRYHLLERSMAKMSSLHDGVIICDRRGYPIKANGCAADALLARGIAFDLNSPGPIATLNLGMFSSTAGAVAPAWLRADWLEAVVVGGERIGTLLTIPALPARPVSPSVSRVAAADHPHQDFAGIVGESASLSHAISKARLLARTNVPVLLLGETGVGKENFSQGIHRAGHPGTQPFVALNCGGLSKDLLASELFGHAEGAFTGSRRGGMAGKIEAANGGTLFLDEIGEMPLELQPHFLRVLEEGEIYRIGETVPRKISFKLISATNRDLHEEVTQGRFRMDLFYRVSVTSIRIPPLRERRGDIAALAAHFLRQFAERYGMAGKEIGPDVLAALGQHPWPGNVRELRNAIESMFLMAGTAPVLQLDVLPEAIAPALAAGPLPADATRGKLEGVELASIRATLAADHGNLTQVARHLGIAKSTLYVKLKKYGLDQDVDGARGAVSP